The following DNA comes from Hyphococcus flavus.
ATGGGGGATGTGTGATGTTTGAATGGGTACGGACCGCATTAAAGTGTATTCCGAAAATTGCAAAGAAGGTACAAAGATTTTTCTTTCGAAAAGACGATTATTCAGGATTGATTCCTCTAACTGAGAGAGAGTACGAAGAACGATTTCAAAAATTGTCGGACGAACAGCGGTTGCGTGCGTTTGAGATGGTACTCGATACGCGAAAATTTGAAATTGAAATGTATTGGAAGCGTGCAACCTATTTTTGGGCATTTATTGCGAGTGCATTTGCGGGGTATATATTCTTGGTTCGCGCCGGGGCAGAAAATCAATTTTTTGGACTCGTAGTAATTTGTATCGGCTTAGTGCTTTCCTTTGCGTGGCTCTTCACAAATTTGGGAAGCAAAACTTGGCAAAGGCATTGGGAAAAACATCTCGATCTACTGGAAGATCAGTTTGTTGGCCCTCTTTACAAGACAGTGAATTCACGAAAAACTTTCTCAGTTTCAAAAATCAATGGGATCGTAAGCGGCGTCTTTTGCGCGGCATGGGTATTGATGGGTATCGATCACCTGCAGAAAAATGGAAGTTTATATCTAAGCTTTGATATTGGAGATGCTGATTTTCTTATTTGGATTGCACTGCTTGGGGCGTTTGCAGCGATATTTGCTATGGTTTTTGGTTATGGGAGGGGTAGGTTCGGACTGCAGCAAACGCAGATGTTCAAGCGGATCGTGAAATATCAGGAAGTTGATGAGGTTTTAAAACTAAAGATGAAATTTGAAGAGCACGATAAATCGAAGTAATATAAAATTCTTACTCAGCTGGTGTTTCAATCAAGCATAGCGGTTTGTGAGTGGGGGTATGATTGGGGGTATCAATATTTTTTGAATTGGAAAATAATGATTAAATCAATTAGATAGTACTGTTTTCCCATTCCGCCCCTGGCACCATTCTCAAAAAGGCGGCCATCAGCCAACTTACCTACTAGAAATGTTTACTCTTCCAGGTTTATTGCTCGTCGTCGATGTAATGAGCGCAACAGCAAGCCCTGCCAGTATCCCTGGCATGCCTTCGTAGACGTCATTGTGAAGGTCAAAATAACGCCAGGTGAGGGCGGTCGCGATACCAACGGCAAGCGCCATGATGGCGCCATTCTCGGATATTCGGCGCCGCATGGCGTATATAATGAGCAGTGGCGCAAAGGCTGAAGCAAGCGTAGACCAAGCGAGGATGACAAGATTGAACACGCTGCGCGTTTCGGTGATCGCGATCACAAGTGCCAGCGCCGTCACAAAGGCTGTCGCCAGTTTCAGTTTCCAGGTTTTCTCCTGACGCTCTGGCATCAAGTCGTGTGTGATCGCTGCAGAGCAACTGAGAACTAGCGAATCTGCGGTAGACATGGTTGCGGCGAAAATGCCGGCGAGAATCATGCCGACGAAGACACTAGGCAGCAATTCACGCGCCATAGTAGGCAAAGCAAGCTCAGGGTCGAGATCGCCAAGTTCTGGGAGGTAAAGGCGGGACAGCATTCCAACGCCCGTCGCAAGCGCGTAAAACAGAGTGAAGTATCCATAATACCATGCGCGAGCTCGGGTCATGTTGGAAGGCTTGTCCAGCGACATGAACCTGACCATGACGTGCGGTTGCCCGATGACTGATAGGCCTGCAAACATCCAACCGATTACAAACAGCGCCATGCCTGTAATGCCGGGAAAGGCAAGATCAGCAGGAAACCAGTTCAGGAATTCAGGTACTTCGGACATGGATTGAATAGTCGCCCCCAAGCCGCCCAAACCCATTACGCCGACCACGAACAAGACAGACATCGCGCCCAGCATCACCAAAGACTGAACCGCATCGGTCCAGATTGAAGCGCGGATGCCGCCTGCGGCGCTGTAAGCGAGTATCATTGCAGCGACGACCACTGCGCCAGCCTTTGGGTTCCAATCGAGCACGCCCTGCAGCGCCTTGCCTCCCGCGCTGATCTGCGCGGCGGCGTAAGCGCCAAGAAATACAACCATGATAATCGCTGCAATACGCCGCCAAATAGCGAATTCTTCATTATTCCAGCGTGCCAAAACAGCGGCGAAAGAAGCCTCTTTTGTTCGCGCAGTTGCCTCGCGAAGGCGTTGATGAATGAACCCTGACGCAAGAAAATCGCCTAATATCCAACCGATCATGAGCCAGATTGCCGCCAGGCCTGTCGCATAGGTATAGCCAATTACCCCGATAAACATGTAACCAGAATTGTTGGTGGCGACTGCGGAGAGCCCGGCCAGCCAAGGAGACACTTCGTTCCCTGCAAGGTAATAGTCTGTACGTGATTTTTTTGCGCGAAAAGCTGATGCTAGGCCAACCGCTAAAAATAGAAAAAGGAACCCTAGAAAACTGACGACAATCATCGGTATTCCTTTTGCAGAGTGCTTGGTATTTTAAATTGCCCGATGACAATTCGTTATTTTAGTGGATGGTTGTGGGCTGATCCCGATTATCAATTACATGGGCTTGTTCGAGGTTGAGGCTCACGCCAGCGCTGATGGGCTCAGCGAGTTGAAGCAACTTATTTTTGTCCTCCTCATCCCACATGGCGAACGCGAGTAGGTGAGCGGTATTGTCCTTTTCTTCGGCCTGCATGAAGACAAACAGGCCATCTTCATTCATGAAATAAGTATGCGAGCCAAAAGCCTCTTCCAACTTACTGATTGCAGCGTGCTCTTGTTTTATAGCAGTTAGGTCTGTCTTTTTTTCGACAGCATCAATCTGAATTTCAGTAAGCTGCATAAGAACCTCTCTAAGTTACCCGCGCGCATTACTTTTGAGCCCGTTATTTAAGCTGCTTCCTGCCGCTTTGCCGTGTCGTCTGTGTTTTCCACTAATACTCGGTGGAGAACAGCAACGCCTTTGTCGTAGTCTTCGGCATCAATTACGAATTGAATATCGACGTGGCGCATGGGTTGTTGCATGCCTAGAAGTTCAATGCCTTCCTTTGCTAATGCAGAAACTGCGGTCGACGTTAGCCCGGACCGATTAAGGTCGCTGCCAATAACTGAGAGAACCGCAACTTTCCGAACGGTGATGGATGCTGACGGAAACTTCTCTTCAAGATCGGCGCTCACACGCCTTGCAGCTTTGAGGGAACCGTAAAGATAGTGTGTAATACTGTTCGCGTTTGACGACTTGGAAACAATCGAAACGCGGTGTCTTTCAAGCGCAGAAAGGATGGCTGTGTCATATCCTTTTACGCCAACCATGTCTTGTTCAAAAAACTCAAGCGCGAGAACGCTTTTTCGACCCGTGATGATTTCGGCGCCGGGAACATCAGAAATGTAATCGCCACTAATGACTGTGCCAGGATCGTCAGGGTCAAATGTGTTTTTGACACGCAATGGGATGTCTGCCTGCCGTAGACCTTTCGCAGCGCGTGGATGTATCGCTTCCATGCCCATATTCGAGAGCTGGTCAGCGACATCATAATTGGTTTTGCCAATTTTTCTTACCTTGTTTTCGCCAACAAGATTAGGGTCTGCGCTTGAAAGGTGAAATTCTTTGTGAATGATTGCTTCTGCGGCGTTCGTCAGAACTGCAACGCGCGAAAAGGTTGCTTCTGTATATCCGCGTCCATAAATTTGCATCATGCCTTCACGGCAATGTGCGTAACCAGTCAGAATGGGCAGTTCTTTTTCCAAATCTACTTGCGCCAGAGCTGTATTCAACCGCTCATCAAGGGTTGGTGATTCTTCGGTGCGCCAGCCAGTTAAGTCGATGAATGACGCATTGACGCCGTGTTGGCGTAATAACAAAGCCGTATTGTGTGCGCTTTGCGCTTCCCCCAAAGCGGACAACATCTCTTTTACTGTCGAGAGATGGTCGTCCACTCTGAAGTGACCGAAAGAGCAAAGCCGTTGAATATCAAGCAGGCAGCTTCGAACGCCTTCAATACGTTCTCTTACAAAATTATCTGCAGCGGCCCGGTCGGCGTTGTCGTCAAAAATACTTGCATTGATTTCTCGCATCCGCACGCCGACCGCAGTAAGGGCGTCACCCCACGTCCAGTCCGATTCCGTGCTGGAAAATAATGAAAATACGCCCGGATTGCCCGTTTTCTTATCTTCGATGAGCAAATTGGTGACGCCCGCGTAAGCCGACACGACAAAAACCCTGTTATAGAAAGAACCTTTGCCGCCCTTGAGAAAAATGTTCTTCAGAACTGCATCGGTGTTGGAAATAGAAGTGCCGCCAATCTTCTCGACGGTATGTTTATTTTGTTCAGTTGTTTTTGTCATAATATCCTTCGGGCGCGCTGCGTTTTAGCTTGCTTCCTCAATGAGCGGATAAGCGCCATCTTTGTTATGTACTTCCTTGCCAGTAACTGGGGGTGAAAATACGCAGGCCATAATCATTTCTTCCTCAGCTCTAAGTATATGCCGGTCATGTTTATCGAGCGCATAGACAACACCTGGCGCGATTTCATGTGTCGAGCCTTCATCCAGATCTTCAATGCTGCCTTTGCCAGAAACGCAATACACAGATTCAAGATGGTTCTGATAATGCATTTTCAGTTCGGCACCCTTGTGGATGGTTGTGATATGAAATGAAAAACCCATTCCATCATCCTTCAGCAAGAGGCGGACACTGCTCCACCCGTCGGAATCCACACGGCGATCAGTATTTTTTTCTTGATGATAGTTTCTTACAATCATGATTATCCCGCTAGGCTGCTTGTTGTGTATGTTTCTTTGCCACCGTTCTTACGGCCTGGGTTAGAATGTTGAGGCCTTTTTCCAAGTCGTCATTGCTGATTGTCAAAGGCGTCAGGCATTTTACGATTTCATCATCGGTGCCGCTGGTTTCGATGATCAGGCCATGTTCGAAAGCTTCCGTTACAATTTCAGCAGCAATGTCGCCTGACTTCACGTCTATGCCGCGCATCATGCCTCTGCCTTTCAGTCCAACGACGAGCGAACTGTTTTCGTCTTTTATGTTGGATAAGGCGTTTTCAAGAATAGCGGCCTTCTCAGAAATTTCCTGCTCGAATTTCTTATCGCGCCAATAAGTTTCAAGAGCTGCTTTCGCAGTGATAAAGGCGTGGCAGTTGCCACGGAACGTGCCGTTATGTTCGCCTGGCTTCCAGATATCGAGATCGCGTTTGATTAGTGTCAGCGCCATTGGAAGGCCAAAGCCGGAAATAGATTTCGCCAAAGTCACGATGTCCGGGTTGAGTTCTGCAGGTTCAAAGCTGAAGAATGTACCCGTGCGTCCTATGCCTGCCTGAATATCATCGACGATGAAAAGAGCGCCGTGCTTGCGTGCGATGGATTGAACCTTTTTGAGCCAGCTGAAGCTTGCGACATTCAAGCCACCTTCACCTTGTACTGTTTCAACGATGATCGCAGCAGGCGCGTCTACGCCGCTTGATGAGTCTGACAGAACACGATCCAGTTGAGCAGCCGAGTCCGAGCCGTCGCCAAAGTAATTATCGTAAGGCATGCGTGTAACGCCGCCTAGCGCGACACCGGCGCCGCCCCGGTGATGTCCATTGCCTGTAGCGGCCAATGCGCCAAGCGTTACGCCATGAAAGCCGTTTGTAAAACTGATAATGTTTTCGCGGCCCGTGACTTTTCTTGCAAGTTTTAACGCCGCCTCGACAGCGTTGGCGCCTGTAGGCCCCGGAAATTGAACGACATAGTCAAGACTTCGCGGTTTGAGAATTGTTTGCTCAAACTCTAGCAAGAATGCTTCTTTAGCGTCAGTCTCCATATCAAGACTGTGGGTAACCCCATCGCGTTCCATGTATTCGATAAGCGCCTTTTTAAGCACAGGGTGATTGTGCCCGTAATTTAGGGAAGAGCAGCCAGCAAGAAAATCTATATATTCCTTGCCGCTTTCATCCCTAACCGTGGCACCGGATGATGATACGAACTTGACTGGAAAATTCCGAGCATAGCTACGTACATCAGACTCGCGACGTTCAAATACATTTTGCTTTTCGCTTTTCTCAAAAGCCATTATTTTTTCCTAAGTTGCTAAGAAGCAGTTATTGTTAGAGCGGGCCGATGGTGACCAAATGCTCTGTATCGTGTTGGCCGCCGAAGTCTTCATTCTTGTCAAACCAAGGCTCATCACGCATCGGAGCCAACCGGGATTTTGCGAGAGAAGAAAACAGCCGCCATGAAGCAGCGTTATCTTTCGTAATTGTTGTTTTCAGATATTTTGCTCCGAAAGCGCCTTCACAGGCCAACAACTCTGAAAGAAGCTTCTTGCCGAGCCCTTCGCCTCTTGCAGCGCTAGAAACGGCAACCTGCCACACAAAAATCGTCTCCTTATCTTCAGGAGGACGATAGGCGGAAATCCACCCGACAAGTTCTTCGTTGCGCTCTGCTGCTATGCAGGTCTGTGCAAAGTGTGAACATAGCAGCAAATTGCAGTACATTGAATTTTCATCAAGCG
Coding sequences within:
- a CDS encoding sodium/proline symporter produces the protein MIVVSFLGFLFLFLAVGLASAFRAKKSRTDYYLAGNEVSPWLAGLSAVATNNSGYMFIGVIGYTYATGLAAIWLMIGWILGDFLASGFIHQRLREATARTKEASFAAVLARWNNEEFAIWRRIAAIIMVVFLGAYAAAQISAGGKALQGVLDWNPKAGAVVVAAMILAYSAAGGIRASIWTDAVQSLVMLGAMSVLFVVGVMGLGGLGATIQSMSEVPEFLNWFPADLAFPGITGMALFVIGWMFAGLSVIGQPHVMVRFMSLDKPSNMTRARAWYYGYFTLFYALATGVGMLSRLYLPELGDLDPELALPTMARELLPSVFVGMILAGIFAATMSTADSLVLSCSAAITHDLMPERQEKTWKLKLATAFVTALALVIAITETRSVFNLVILAWSTLASAFAPLLIIYAMRRRISENGAIMALAVGIATALTWRYFDLHNDVYEGMPGILAGLAVALITSTTSNKPGRVNISSR
- a CDS encoding aspartate kinase; translated protein: MTKTTEQNKHTVEKIGGTSISNTDAVLKNIFLKGGKGSFYNRVFVVSAYAGVTNLLIEDKKTGNPGVFSLFSSTESDWTWGDALTAVGVRMREINASIFDDNADRAAADNFVRERIEGVRSCLLDIQRLCSFGHFRVDDHLSTVKEMLSALGEAQSAHNTALLLRQHGVNASFIDLTGWRTEESPTLDERLNTALAQVDLEKELPILTGYAHCREGMMQIYGRGYTEATFSRVAVLTNAAEAIIHKEFHLSSADPNLVGENKVRKIGKTNYDVADQLSNMGMEAIHPRAAKGLRQADIPLRVKNTFDPDDPGTVISGDYISDVPGAEIITGRKSVLALEFFEQDMVGVKGYDTAILSALERHRVSIVSKSSNANSITHYLYGSLKAARRVSADLEEKFPSASITVRKVAVLSVIGSDLNRSGLTSTAVSALAKEGIELLGMQQPMRHVDIQFVIDAEDYDKGVAVLHRVLVENTDDTAKRQEAA
- a CDS encoding ectoine synthase, yielding MIVRNYHQEKNTDRRVDSDGWSSVRLLLKDDGMGFSFHITTIHKGAELKMHYQNHLESVYCVSGKGSIEDLDEGSTHEIAPGVVYALDKHDRHILRAEEEMIMACVFSPPVTGKEVHNKDGAYPLIEEAS
- the ectB gene encoding diaminobutyrate--2-oxoglutarate transaminase, whose protein sequence is MAFEKSEKQNVFERRESDVRSYARNFPVKFVSSSGATVRDESGKEYIDFLAGCSSLNYGHNHPVLKKALIEYMERDGVTHSLDMETDAKEAFLLEFEQTILKPRSLDYVVQFPGPTGANAVEAALKLARKVTGRENIISFTNGFHGVTLGALAATGNGHHRGGAGVALGGVTRMPYDNYFGDGSDSAAQLDRVLSDSSSGVDAPAAIIVETVQGEGGLNVASFSWLKKVQSIARKHGALFIVDDIQAGIGRTGTFFSFEPAELNPDIVTLAKSISGFGLPMALTLIKRDLDIWKPGEHNGTFRGNCHAFITAKAALETYWRDKKFEQEISEKAAILENALSNIKDENSSLVVGLKGRGMMRGIDVKSGDIAAEIVTEAFEHGLIIETSGTDDEIVKCLTPLTISNDDLEKGLNILTQAVRTVAKKHTQQAA
- the ectA gene encoding diaminobutyrate acetyltransferase codes for the protein MPNELASEPSGHALADLGAAKEAQTQFRHPVKSDGQRVWRLVRDCAPLDENSMYCNLLLCSHFAQTCIAAERNEELVGWISAYRPPEDKETIFVWQVAVSSAARGEGLGKKLLSELLACEGAFGAKYLKTTITKDNAASWRLFSSLAKSRLAPMRDEPWFDKNEDFGGQHDTEHLVTIGPL